The DNA region GGAGACAACATCGCCGGCAGCGATTTTTCTTTCCACATCAAAATCTCCACCGGCGCCGGTGCCTTCGTATGTGGCGAATCCACTGCCTTGATGGCCTCGCTGGAAGGCAAGGTGGGGCGCCCACGCGCTAAATATGTGCACACGGTCGAAAAAGGATTCCGTGAAAGCCCTACCAACTTGAACAACGTGGAGACTTACGCCAACGTACCGGCCATCGTTCTTAAAGGAGCGGACTGGTATGCCGGCATGGGAACAGAACACAGCAAAGGCACCAAGGTGTTCTCGCTGGTGGGCAAAATACAGAACACCGGCCTGGTGGAAGTTCCCATGGGCGTTTCGCTCAAGCAGATCGTGTTCGACATCGGCGGCGGCGTTCCCAAGAAAAAGAAATTCAAAGCCGTGCAAACCGGCGGACCGTCGGGTGGATGCATCCCCGAACGTTTCCTAGACCTGCCGGTAGACTACCAGAAGCTGGCCGAGGTGGGTTCCATCATGGGGTCCGGTGGTATGATCGTCATGGATCAGGACACCTGCATGGTGGACGTGGCCCGCTACTTCCTCGACTTTCTCAAGGAGGAGTCTTGCGGCCAGTGCAACCCTTGCCGTGAAGGCATCAAACAGATGCTCGACATCCTGACCGACATCTGCCAGGGCAACGGTAAAGATGGCGATATCGAACTGCTCGAAGAGTTGGGCGCCATGGTCCAAAAGTTTTCACTGTGTGGTCTGGGCACTTCGGCACCCAACCCGGTCCTGACCACCATCTTGTACTTCCGTGACGAATACGAACAGCATATTCGCGATAAGAAGTGCCGCGCCGGTGTATGCAAGGAGTTGTTTCACTATGAAATCGATGCCGAGGCCTGTACCGGTTGCCAGGTATGCTTCCGTAAATGCCCTCAACATGCGGTCTCGGGGGAAAAGAAAAAACCCCACAGTATCGATCAGACCAAATGCATCAAGTGCGGTATTTGTTACGAAGGATGCAAATTCGACGCGATTAAAATCTGCTAAAAACATACAGAGGAAAGTCCATTATGATTACCTTCAAGATCAACGGCCAGACGGTTCAGGGAGAAGAGGGCCAATACGTACTGCAAGTGGCCCAGAAGTACGGCATTGAAATCCCCACCCTGTGCCATCATAAGGCTCTGGAACCGGCTGGCATGTGCCGGCTTTGCACCGTGGAGATGTTCGACGGCCGGCGCTCCAGATTCGTGACGGCCTGCAACTACCCCATATGGGAAGGCATGGAGATCAACACCGACACGGATTCGGTGCACCAGGGGCGCAAATTGATCGTGGAGTTGCTCATGGCCCGATGCCCGGAGGTCCCCATCCTTCAAAAGCTGGGCAAAAAATATGGGATCGAGAAATCCCGTTTCAAGGCGGAAGACGACACATGCATCTTGTGCGGCTTGTGCGTTCGCATGTGCGAACGGATGGGCAACAGCGCTATCGAACTCACCGGACGCGGCGTCGAGATGAAAGTCGATACCCCCTTTCACACCCAGACCGATGTGTGTCTGGCCTGCGGGGCCTGTGCATCGGTCTGCCCGACCGGA from Desulfatitalea tepidiphila includes:
- a CDS encoding NADH-ubiquinone oxidoreductase-F iron-sulfur binding region domain-containing protein, whose product is MKIASAKDLEKIRKAYAPSLYHPEGIKINVGMASCGIAAGAVDAFEKASEAFKDDDHITVCQTGCIGFCEVEPLVEILADGRPRVIYKNITADKIIEAVEDYQNGASKKKWILGQMRDPRCVLEDDLDNPIDKIEPIEGIPFLEDVPFYKNQVKVALRNCGYIDPDEIDAYIAKKGYLAFIDALNHQEPKKIIETIKDSGLRGRGGGGFPTGIKWATAAKHHGERYIICNADEGDPGAYMDRSILEGDPHSVLEGMLIAGYAIGSRQGYIYVRNEYPLAVKRLLAAIKQAEAYGLLGDNIAGSDFSFHIKISTGAGAFVCGESTALMASLEGKVGRPRAKYVHTVEKGFRESPTNLNNVETYANVPAIVLKGADWYAGMGTEHSKGTKVFSLVGKIQNTGLVEVPMGVSLKQIVFDIGGGVPKKKKFKAVQTGGPSGGCIPERFLDLPVDYQKLAEVGSIMGSGGMIVMDQDTCMVDVARYFLDFLKEESCGQCNPCREGIKQMLDILTDICQGNGKDGDIELLEELGAMVQKFSLCGLGTSAPNPVLTTILYFRDEYEQHIRDKKCRAGVCKELFHYEIDAEACTGCQVCFRKCPQHAVSGEKKKPHSIDQTKCIKCGICYEGCKFDAIKIC